The Polyangium mundeleinium genome contains the following window.
GCCCCCTCTGACGACATTTAGAGGGGGAGATGTTGGATGCAGAGACAGCCTCGTCGGCGGAAGCGTGGGCGGCGGAGGAGTTTGGGCATGCGGACCTTGGAGACCCGCGCCGGACCCGGCGGCTGACGCGCATGGCCGCGCAGGCGGTGCTGTATCCGTCGGGAAAGGTGAGTGAAGTCTTCCAAGTCGATGCCCACAGGCAGGGTGCGTACGACTTCCTGGAGAGCCGACACATCGACGTAGGGGCCATCCTCGAGGCCACCGGTCTTGCCACCGCGCGCCGTTGCGCCAAGGAGATGTTCGTCTTCGTCGCCATCGATGCCACCAGCCTGACGCTCACGGATCACAACCGCAGCAAGGACTTCGGCGCGGTCGGCACGCATGGTCGAGGCACCCGCGGGCTGAAGGTCGTTTGCGGTCTCGCCGTCGACGCGCAGGGGGTGCCCTGCGGGTTGACGTCGATGCAGTGGTGGGCGCGAGAGCAGAAGCAGAAAGAAGACAGCGCCAAGCGCAAGCTGCACGAAAAGGAGCTCGGCCACTGGGCCAACGTGATCACCGAGACGTCCGAGCGGCTCGCCATGGCGGCGTCGGGGTGTTGTGCCTGGTACCAGCTCGACCGGGAGGCTGATGCCTGGCAGCTTTTGCTTCACCTCTCGACGAGCGGGCACTGGTTCACCGTGCGGGGCAAGGCAAACCGCCGGCTCATGTCGGAGACGGGCGCGAGCCGATACGTGTTCGACGAGTTGGCGCGCCCGAGCGCCCGAAAGGGCTCCTTTCCCCTTTGGATCTCGGCCGCACCGGGTCGCACGGAGCGAATGGCGCGGATGAGCGCGCATGTCGCGGCTGTCACGCTGTCGCTTCGAGACGGGTGGAACAAGCGTTGGCGCGCGTTGCCGCTGTATGCCGTGCGCGTCCTCGAGACCAGCAGCGTGCCCGCGGGCGAGCCTCGCATCGATTGGCTGCTGTACACCAACCACCCCGTGCAAACGCTCGAGGATGCGTTGCTGGTCGCCCATGGTTACAGCCAGCGCTGGCGCATCGAGGACTTTTTCCGGACGTGGAAGACGGGCCAGTGCAACGTCGAGTCCACGCAACTTCAAGGGACCCAACAAGTCAAAATCTGGGGCAGCATGCTCGCAGCCATCGCCACACGCACCGAACGTCTCAAGCACCTCGCGCGCACCCAACCGGACCTGCCAGCGACCGAAGAGCTCGCGACACACGAGGTCGAGGCCTTGGTGCTGCTCAAGCGGAAACGGAAGAAGAAGAACGAGCAGATCCCCGATGGGATCCCGCCCATCGCGCTCGCCGTGCAGTGGATCGCCGAGCTCGGCGGCTACACAGGCAAGTCTTCCGGAGGTCCCCCCGGCTCCGTCACCATCAGCCGCGGCCTGGAGCGCCTGGCCCCCGCAGCAGAGATGCTGCGGGTCCTCAGGGAGAATGGGCTCGTGAGATGAGACCAGTGCTCAGGGCACGGCCTGGACCGAAGGTGGAAGAACTGCGCGGTGCGCAGTTCTTCCAACGGGCCGGTGGCAAGACCATGGAGGTGCGTCTCAACCTGGCGACGCGAACGTTCCCGGCTGAAACGTCAGCGCTGCGGCCTTGGTGGGCAGGGTTGTCGCTGGTCTTGACCGCGGCTGTTCGATGAACTGCGCAATGCGCAGTTCATCGACCCCGAGTCCAGCGCTTGCGCTGGTCCGGGGTGGAGGGGGCGGATAGCCCCCTCCTGGGGCCTGGGGCAACGCCCCAGCGAAGCGGCTCACAGACGAGACCGTTGCGGGATCGCTCAGGCGCTCGGCGGGGGCACGGATTCGTGTTGCTGGCCCGAGACTTCGGATCGCGCGAGGCGGTCGAGCGAGAGCGCGACTGCGGCCTGCGCCATCGCGCGCTCCTCGGGCCGCAGCTCCGTCTTCCGTGCGGCGAGCCACGGCTGCACGTGGCGGCGCAGGACGTCGGGCAGCACCAGGCGTTGCTGCCGGATGTGCGCCTCGGCGTCCGTCCGCGCGCTCTCGTAGCTGTAGCCGTGGAGCTCGCCGTCGTGCTCGCCCTCTGGCGCACCCGAAGGCACGAGCGCGAAGCCCAACGCCAGCCGCAGCACGGAGACGGTCGCGCTGTAACGCTTCGCCTTCGGAAGGTCCGTCTCGACGTACGTGTTTTGCGTGCACGTCGCCACGAAGAGACGCTCGCCGCGCCGCGCGCGCTCGGCGAGCGCTCGCCACGGCGCGAGTTGCCAGTCGGCCGGGGGCAGATCCCCGTGCGTGCCGTCGATCGCGAGCACGCCCGAGGGATCACGGCCCGCGATGAGCTCGCGGCGCACGGCCTGGCAGCCCGCGGAAAAACCCGCGAGGATGACGTCTCCGACGGGCACGCCCGTGG
Protein-coding sequences here:
- a CDS encoding IS4 family transposase; the encoded protein is MLDAETASSAEAWAAEEFGHADLGDPRRTRRLTRMAAQAVLYPSGKVSEVFQVDAHRQGAYDFLESRHIDVGAILEATGLATARRCAKEMFVFVAIDATSLTLTDHNRSKDFGAVGTHGRGTRGLKVVCGLAVDAQGVPCGLTSMQWWAREQKQKEDSAKRKLHEKELGHWANVITETSERLAMAASGCCAWYQLDREADAWQLLLHLSTSGHWFTVRGKANRRLMSETGASRYVFDELARPSARKGSFPLWISAAPGRTERMARMSAHVAAVTLSLRDGWNKRWRALPLYAVRVLETSSVPAGEPRIDWLLYTNHPVQTLEDALLVAHGYSQRWRIEDFFRTWKTGQCNVESTQLQGTQQVKIWGSMLAAIATRTERLKHLARTQPDLPATEELATHEVEALVLLKRKRKKKNEQIPDGIPPIALAVQWIAELGGYTGKSSGGPPGSVTISRGLERLAPAAEMLRVLRENGLVR